A genomic window from Triticum urartu cultivar G1812 chromosome 7, Tu2.1, whole genome shotgun sequence includes:
- the LOC125524473 gene encoding aspartyl protease family protein At5g10770-like yields MAPVVALLLLLLCSSSSPTSSSVDTAHAAAAAGVDDELSYYVVVETSSLEPSPVCQGHRVRPSGASGNLTGGVWMPLSRPYGPCSSEGETTAPPSSVPDALLWDRNRASYIQKKVIGDTQPLAPSQPANTQQMSTDASTNNGLGQSATPSSLSGLDLAATGGSGRLPGVTQRMVIDTASDVPWVQCAPCPQPQCHPQTDVLYDPRNSVTSATFPCTSPTCRQLGPYANGCTGGPNSGQCQYRVQYRDGSASSGTYISDVLTLTPTPAGVVNNFRFGCSHALQRPGVFSNTTAGIMALGRGVQSLLSQTKGTHGNVFSYCVPPTESHRGFFVLGVPRVAASRYILTPMLRSKLSPSLYLVRLQAITVAGQRLAVPPTVFAAGAVMDSRTVITRLQPTAYSALRAAFRAQMGGYRVAAPKGQLDTCYDFTSVRTVRLPKVALVFDSQSNGGAAVELDPSGILFNSCLAFASTGGGDGSTGIIGNVQQRTIEVLYNVGGSAVGFRGGAC; encoded by the exons ATGGCTCCCGTCGTGGCATTACTGCTGCTGCTTCTCTGCTCTAGCTCCTCTCCTACATCATCATCCGTCGACACTGCCCATGCAGCCGCAGCAGCAGGCGTCGACGACGAGCTCAGCTACTATGTCGTCGTGGAAACTAGCTCGCTCGAGCCAAGTCCCGTCTGCCAAGGCCACAGGG TGAGGCCGTCGGGCGCCAGCGGCAACCTTACCGGCGGCGTCTGGATGCCGCTGAGCCGTCCTTATGGCCCGTGCTCCTCGGAGGGGGAAACTACGGCGCCGCCGTCATCTGTGCCTGACGCGCTCCTGTGGGACCGGAACCGCGCGAGCTACATCCAGAAAAAGGTCATCGGCGACACCCAGCCTTTGGCGCCGTCTCAGCCAGCCAATACCCAACAGATGTCTACCGACGCCTCCACAAATAACGGACTAGGACAG TCGGCTACGCCATCGTCGTTGTCTGGGCTTGATCTGGCAGCCACCGGCGGGAGCGGGAGGCTGCCCGGCGTGACCCAAAGAATGGTGATCGACACGGCGAGTGACGTGCCGTGGGTGCAGTGTGCGCCCTGCCCGCAGCCGCAGTGCCACCCTCAGACGGACGTCCTGTACGACCCAAGAAACTCCGTTACATCCGCCACCTTCCCCTGCACCTCCCCGACCTGCCGCCAGCTCGGCCCTTACGCCAACGGCTGCACCGGCGGCCCCAACTCCGGCCAGTGCCAATACCGCGTTCAGTACCGCGACGGCTCAGCCTCGTCAGGCACCTACATCTCCGATGTGCTGACCCTCACCCCTACTCCGGCCGGTGTGGTCAATAACTTCCGCTTCGGGTGCAGCCACGCCCTGCAGCGCCCCGGCGTCTTCAGCAACACGACCGCCGGGATCATGGCGCTCGGCCGGGGCGTGCAGTCGCTGTTGTCGCAGACAAAGGGGACCCACGGAAACGTCTTCTCCTACTGCGTCCCGCCGACGGAGAGCCACCGTGGCTTCTTCGTCCTCGGCGTGCCGAGGGTGGCCGCCTCCAGGTACATACTAACGCCCATGCTCAGGAGCAAGCTATCCCCGTCGCTCTACCTCGTGCGCCTGCAAGCTATCACTGTAGCCGGGCAGCGACTCGCGGTGCCGCCCACAGTCTTCGCCGCGGGCGCGGTGATGGACTCCCGCACCGTCATCACGCGCCTCCAGCCCACGGCGTACAGCGCACTCCGCGCCGCGTTCAGGGCCCAAATGGGCGGGTACCGCGTTGCCGCGCCCAAGGGCCAGCTCGACACCTGCTATGACTTCACCAGCGTCCGCACCGTGAGGCTGCCGAAGGTCGCGCTGGTGTTCGACAGCCAGAGCAACGGCGGCGCCGCCGTGGAGCTCGACCCGTCCGGGATTCTCTTCAACAGCTGCCTCGCTTTTGCCTCCACCGGAGGTGGAGACGGCTCCACCGGGATCATCGGCAACGTCCAGCAGCGAACCATTGAGGTCCTCTACAACGTCGGCGGCAGCGCCGTCGGGTTCCGCGGTGGCGCGTGCTGA